The nucleotide sequence CTACCGCGCCACGGCGCGTTAAAACTGGCTATGTGGGTATGGAACTGGGTAACTGTCTTTTATTTCAAGCGCCCACGTCAGCCAAATGGATGTCCACCCGAGATTTGCTCACTATTGGTAACGATTTAGTGGTTCGTTACGTACTGGAAGGAGACGCAGGGCAAGTCATTGCATTTCGCGTAAAAGTATTAAAGTTGCTCTCGAAACCTACGGGGCTGCTAATAACGAGTTTTCCTTCTCACATTGAATCCATTGGTCTTCGTGCGAATAAACGTTCGCAACCAGGTATTTCAGTTATCGTGACCTCTGAAACATTTCCTGAAGCGGATAAAGTGACGGGGATAATCGTGGACATATCACAACATGGTTGCAAAATTGCGCTACCCTTAAACCCAGAGTGGCCCGTATTATTAGATAATGCGAATCTCACCCTTACTTATTCTACCGATGGCG is from Alteromonas australica and encodes:
- a CDS encoding PilZ domain-containing protein, which produces MEEKVVNRRMNREDVESLRSLLPGTMVDLQITTPTAPRRVKTGYVGMELGNCLLFQAPTSAKWMSTRDLLTIGNDLVVRYVLEGDAGQVIAFRVKVLKLLSKPTGLLITSFPSHIESIGLRANKRSQPGISVIVTSETFPEADKVTGIIVDISQHGCKIALPLNPEWPVLLDNANLTLTYSTDGVESKIQASVRNHKLESDFVYYGVKFNSDSETVNALLSRHTLIS